tatactaatttttttacaatcagtATTCTTTATGCAGAGTATGACTCATGGTATAAATCAGCCGTCGTTTCAACCGTTGTCGGTATTCCATTAATTCACAATGTAAAATCAGCTTCGAGTACTCAAGACTAGTTTGCTATCAGACGTAAATAAGTTGTTGAATATACAGTGCGTGTACCAGTTGAACAAAGAGGCACTTAtgcaaaagaaagaaaaggagaaaatggGGGTTTAAAGAAGCAAGCCCACTGATCTCTAACACTCCAAGCTCTCTGCAATTTGACGCACGAGTGCGCGTGAGTCTCGACAGTCGACTCAAGAAGGTGCTACGCGGGAAACTATACGAGTTTCAAGGCTGTGTTTTTAAGGTTTATCTTTCCCAGTAAATCCGTTCCTTGTGAGCTCGAAAAGGAAGCTCCACTTAGACagaagtttttttcaaatttgcattaaaaatttcaaaattctaacGGAATCATCTCAACTCTAAACTTCTTTTCATTGAGGTTAGTTTTATCCTTCAACCACAATTTAACATTTTCTTTAAGCCTACCATATTCGATTCAGACTTCTTTTAGACACGTATTAACGAAATTTAcgcataatatttatatttccaGGCGATATTTTGATAGAATGAGTTCTCTACAGGAAGCTCCCAAAGAAATCTACAATTTGTATTTGCAAACGGCTTTAAATATCGTGACTTATTTTGGTAAGTTATTATATTGCCCCTCTGCTCGTATTTGGCTCTCAGCCTTTTCAAGCTTTTGTGATTGCTAtagtttctcaatttttaagtTTGATCTTCTtcagttttgtttctttttttcatttcttcatacTTTTCAATTCACTGCTTTCATTTGGTACAATTGATTGCAGAAGATGAGTCCCAAGAAGAGAGGCTGAAAGAATTAACAGACCTAGCTGAGGTCAGCGCTAAGCTAGATTTAAAACTGAAGAAATcgtgtgaaattttacaaCGCCTATCCGCACCTCAAGATGATTTCAATGGAAATCAGGAAGTAATTGATCATGCGCAAACACTGGAGGTATTTACATTCAGTTTAATAAATTCTGTGAagaatatattaataaatatgaatCAAGTTTTAGTATAGAGACCAGTGAGTAGTAtccaattttaaatttacccATCTTTGGCTTTTATCTGTGAAACAACATTCTATTTTATTCCACACAGTTTACTTGTTTGACAGATTTACTTTTCCTTagtgaattattcaaaaaattataagccATATTGTTCTGCCAATCATTAATACCTTATTTTGAAGTTAGTGACTGTTGCAGGATTAATTTAATAAGTTGAGAAACACTTTTCTCTTCAATTGACCAACACTCGACGAAAATTACCCATCATCAATCATTAATACCCTAAGAAAAAAGTGATCCTTTTTTATGTATGAAATAAACTTTGCTAGCTGTAAATAATTAGAATTTTCTACTTCATTATGCATCTTTACGCTTGTTTTAGCAATTTACCAATGAAATAGAAGGTATTGACACGGATGTTAATAAGCACAAGAAATTTCAGGATTTTCAACAACAAGTCCAAGTTCTCTTAGAAAGTAAGTTTTATCAGGACTGACAAACCCATAGAACTTTGATGAACCGTATCAGTCAAGAAATTaactaatgaaatttttgcaatacATTTGCTTAAgaacttcaatttttcatttggtAGGATAGTATTGGACCGTATTTCAAGGGACgttttatttgttacaaattgaaattttccagCGGATTCATAGAAATAATTGGCTAACTGTTTTCTATAATTTCACTTCAGTAAAGCTGTTAAGAATTTCATAAGTGTATGTACAATTAGATGTCTGTATAACTTGCATGTTTGTAAAAAAGATACAAGATTGAACAACGCAGCCAACGTGAATGATGACGAATTGGTGCTGACTCAAAATGATATAAACGTCATCGATCCCATCACTAAAAGGCGAATAAATGATCCTGTCAGAAACACAGTTTGTGGTCATGTTTATGATCGAGGAAGTGTTGAAGCTTTGTTAAAagcaaataaacaaacaaggtaattaaattataatgcAACTCAAGAGAGTCTCTCGTGAAGTGAACTTGTCACGCTCAAGCAAAAGCCACTGACAACAATCAATGCAATGCATGGAGTCACCTAGGGCAACTTAGAAAGGCTAGCTTCACCAGATACTCTCAGTATTTGATGTACTGGAGACAAAATCTTTAGCtttaaagttgaaaattgattgtttcAGAAAgttgtgtaaaattaaaacagCTTACACTTTGCATAACATTCAAGCCCACAAAGAGGGGACTTTCGAAATGACAGTAGACAGGTCATTTATATGAGaatcaatttcaacaatatcatAAAGTAACAGGTGAACAACATAACAAACGTTGCATCAATTTATGGAATATTACACTCACCATCTGTTGCTTTCACCAGttatgattattttcaaattgtttctcATGTAAATAAGCCTGTTTACGCTCATCTGAAAAGGGCTCTCTAGATTGAAATATTATGCAAAAATATTACGAAgagttttaattttctacgaCCTTCAAAACGATCTCCAAAGTCaatcatttttgaatattacTGAAGGAAGGATCAATCAATCACGTCCGTCTAAATTTATAAACCATATATCCTATTTACAGATGCCCAGTTGCCGGTtgtgcaaataaaaattacttacAGCTGGACAATTTTCAGACGGATATTCTTACCAAAAGATATTTAGACCGAAATCCTCATGCGGATTAATGTGTATCCAGAAAACTAAATTACTCTTAAGACCATCCAATACTTACATCACGGATAAACACTATGGATTCGTGCTCAAAAATACGATGTtcttgaaaatgaattgatttcACAAGTGTATGATAAACAAGCAAGGAATTATTCATATGTAATTATTCATATGCAATCTCATAGTCATGCAGATTAAACATATTATATCTCCTCAAACTATGTATCGACATTTCAAAAAACAAGCATAATGTTTCAGCTATATAACCAACCGAATTAAATAATTACCTTTACTCTTCGGATCACTCTTACCCAAAAAAACACTGTTATACGACCGGTGAGTCCAACAACGATTAGAATGTCTTGCAAAGCAATgaacttgaaactttgaattttGACGCGACTTAATGCTGTTTGGTAGCGTGGCGTCAGCGATGTTTTTCGaacatcgattaatcgaagctgaaaaatatcgggCGAATATAATCgattactgaaaaaaaagaatcgacagtttcgattaatcgatagaCGTCGCCCATCCCTACAGTTGACAAATGACAATTCGTAACCCGTAAATACGACCGTGAACTGCTGAAAACGTTAAAGTAAAAAACGCTGTAAACGTTATGGACGTGGATACTGCCAGCGATAATACTTCAATAGATGACAAAACGGAAGATTTTTGCGAAAATCCAACTCGAGATGCATTGACGGAGGGACTGATGGGTCTTTTGAAGCCTACAGTAGATCAACTTGATGAAAGAATACGCGCTACAAGGTACGTACGCGTTGTAAACATTCGCTAGGTTATGTCTTTTTTTGAGAGGGggtttgataaaattttgaatgcgTTCGAtactaattttattcaaaaactagaAGATATTTGATCCTTTTAGTTCCTACAATCTTatagatgtgaaaaaaatgttagttTTCTACAATGAAAAGGTATGAACTATTTATTGGAGGAACTACAGATGGCTGAATTTTATTTGGGAAATACACACTTTTACGGACTAGAAATTCgtggaaagaatttttgactaaaCTTCTTTTGGTATgggaataaaagaaaaatgaaaaaactagaattttactgaaattttgtatacatttttGCACTGCGACTCATAAGCAGTTTGTTAAGTCGCTGTTGAACTGAGTGGACGTCATTAGTATCTTGATATGTTGTATTTCGCTTGGTTCTAGAATAAGTCAAATTGAGCTAAAGCAGCAGATCGAATCATTGACAGAGGAATTATTAAAGATATCGGAAACTCTTCAGTGCCCTCATGAACTGGATGTTTACGTTAAGAAGCTCATCAATACCAAACATAAGGTTACTGTTGTAAACAACATTTTACAAACAACTCAAGATCGACTTGGCAAGATTCAGCTAACTGTAGAAAGGAGTTTAATTCGACAAAGGGCTTTTCTGGAAAGCACTACATTTTACGATCCGGCGCCAACCATAACCGCCGAACAATTAGCCAGATTTGGAGGTCCTGATAAGTACTTGAAAGAGTGATGAACTATGACCGAAATTagtaacaaataatttttaataaggCAAAGAAATGCAGCTTTAACTTATGTTGACACAACAATGGAGACTCCTATTGTCAAACTAGATATTCAGGATTTAGAAACAGTCTATGAACCGTCTGAAGATTCATTTTTACTTATAGATGCGCTAGAAGCAGATttcgagaaattgaaaaaagctAAGCCAGTAATGTGCTTAGAAATTGGCAGTGGATCTGGTGTAGTTATAACAGCATTGGCAAAGGCATTAAATCGTTTTTTTCCCGCTTATTTCATGGCAGTTGACATAAATTCTAATGCATGTAGAGTCACTAAAAGAGTTGGCCAAGATAATTTGGTTGATATTAACGTCTTACAGATGGATTTGATCAATTTAGTAAAGAAGGAGAACACGTTTGATGTTGTAATATTTAATCCACCGTACGTGGTTACAGAATCCTTAGAAGTTCTTGACCAACGATTAATATCAAAAACCTGGGCAGGGGGAATAGATGGTCGAGAAGTTATGGATATGCTATTTCCTCATATTCCaaatattttatcgaataatggattattttatttagtcACGATCAAACAGAATGATCCGATTTCGATTATAAATGTTTTTAAGCAATGGAAAATGAGTGGAGAAATAATATGCGATAGGAAAATTAGAGGAGAACATTTATACATTCTACGGTTTGTAAAAATAACACTTTAGTAATCTTATGATATTTGCACTGTATACTCCATCAATCCGACTCGAATAATTTTACCAACaatgaaattccaaattaatTGGAGCTTACGTTTTTGAGATGAAGCTAAAATTGGCAGTCAGAACTAGCAGCTCAATATGCCAACTATGAGTAAAATGAGGAAATAAAGCTCAATAATCGAGATTTCGTCTAATCTGATTAAAAACTAATACTTTTCAAGTATATATAGGCGTCAAAGTGTAGTGAGTCAATAGTTGTTTAATAGCGAGAATTCTAGCGCGTTTCGCTGCTAAACTTGGCTGCTAGCTTCCGCTTTATGACAGGCTATTTAAGGAGTACACTATAAGgtaatatatttaaaattgataatcattatatgtatatgtcaaACATCAGTAATATAGTCAGCTCTCGTTATAAAAGATGCTGTATTTCCCTCTATCTTTTCCTTAAAATATGGAATTATACACGAAAGTGGGAATAAAACGCGCCTGTCTCTTATACCGAGAGCCCTTCGtagtaaaattaatattttttaatcaaaagctttgaatgaaaattctgtAGCAATGAgcatataataattatataagaTAATATTTAGTTGTatgtttgtttaatttgatattcaataatttcataatCGGTATCGAATAttgtgtgaaataaaatttcaaggcTATGAAaagatttataatttatttaaaaaaaactctacATTGGTATTTCATCATCCTGTTAAAGATAACCCTCGTGTAGTTGGGACTACGATAAttcattgaatttacaaaGCTGTGTGCTTTGATACCAACTGCATACAAATACTGCTGTgcagtataaaatatattatttataaatatgctcactttttcaatattttcacggAAGATGATGCAATCGTTTGATGGATCTATTTCAGTActttagaaaaagaaaatgcatCCTGATTAgagatttcaaagaatttcctTCTTACAAGTAAAAAAGATTCATTTCTGAATCCGaccatttttaaaattgcatCAAAAACGATATTCTTGAGCGTATCCAATATGACGGGTATTTGGATAATACgatcaaaatcgcaaaaaaatcAGAGAATACAGCAGTCCGCGTTTTTAATCTTAGAAGTATTTAAAACCGAAGATCAGAAATAAGGATTACACCTTTTCCGTAACTTGTGTGATTTGAGCTCAGCTCCATGTGTATCACATTTAAAGGAATTACCTAAAAACTGATTGCACTGCGTCTGAGGGAgttctattttcttttaatgCTCAGCAAATGGACAAATCTGCGTGTGAGTGTAACAGCAACTCAATTCCCCTCCACTTAATGCAACATCTTGGCTGCACGAATTCTCTGTAATTTCAAATAGAATATGACTGAACTAATGGTAGATGCAACGAGCAAACTCAGCATCAAAGAGAAAGTAGCATAAAATCCTGCGTTGCTCATGCAAACGTTCCGAGTGTTGCTGAACTCTTCTACTGCCAtctcttctattttttctaGCGCCAAATTTGAGGCCAAGCTCAGATCCTCTGGCATGATTACTCTAAATCCTTTACCTACACGGACTGGATCGGATAAAGCGCCAGATGAGTTCGTAGCAGCGTAACTAACGTCACGGCGTCTACGACCAGGATCAATttgctacaaaaaaaaaaatataacatttttGCTGTTGAACCTTAAAAGGAAATTTACATAAAATCGCTAGACGTCGCAAGTCGAGCGctattaaaaatatacttttttttgaaGTGATGCACTATTTTTTAGATATTTCAGGAGAATCCTTACTTGGTTGGGCTCTGGGCATGCTTCACAGTCCGTTTTGCACAATTCTATATTACATTCCAAGTACAAGTCCATAACATCTGGAAACTTGAAGGCTTGGAAGAAAGCGTAAGCAATGATGGACGCCCCTGTATTACCAGTGTCTTTAGTCTTTTGGAAGGCTCCAAATAATTTTGGCTTCAGAATGCAACCACGTTCGTTCGTTAGTTGAACAATGTTTGTTGATGTTTCGTCACGAGCGATACAGTCATGTACCTAGGAAAAAATATGCTTATAGTTTTCATTCCATATTTTCGTTGTACACTTGCTAAAAAGTAAGATTTTTACCTGGAGATCAAACCCAGGATCACCTTCAACGGATACGACCAACGTCATGGTTTCTCCAATCTTTACCAAACCGTCGGCGGCTGGAGCAAACGGACCTTTTCCCATTTGGATATCCAGTCTTGCCGTTGCTGTGTCACCACTAAATGTTACTATTTCTTGGTTCAACATATCGACGGACAGGCTGACAGACAGTGCTTTGTTAATGTTTCCTTCCCATAGGCAACGTACTCTACGAACCGTGTCCCAAACTTCTTGAATGCCTGGTTCATTCTGAAAGGTCCACGCGGTAATTAATAATTGCTGTAACTTGACCgaattctagaaaaaaaaactctactCGTAGATTAAAAATAGACACTAACCTGTAGCACTAAGACGTTTTCTAAGTAAGCTTGGCCTGCTTCTCCCTCGAAATCATTTATGAATTGCGTACCGCATGAATCCAAACTAACGGTGAATGAATATTTCGTCTGACCCGATCCTTGAGCAACGTAGCGGCAGTTTTGATCCGTATAGAATCCCTGAAGTATCGCAAAATTtgcatcaaattattattccctATTTACGAACTGGTTTTGGTTTACGTGCAGACGTACCTTCGAGTAAATTACACCGTCGAAGGCTCGGTTGAATTCAATATTGATTGTCATCATAGTTTTGCTGCATTGAACGTCAATCTCATGAATATGGGGAGGATGTTTCAAGTCTTCCTCGGTTATGCTAGATCCAGCTTCCGCCACCGAATTTGTTTCTACACTGGTGAAAGAACTTTCACTTCCCGTCACGACCGTACCTAGTATAAATTCGTTGTGTGATTACCTCAACCTTTCGTTTACCACTTGGTCAATCGGGGACCACATTGCGTAAAATTTAGGTATTCATAGTTACCGGAACCACTGTAACCACTGGTACTCGACGGTTGCGGTGTTGGAAAGCTCGGAGTTGGTGTTGCACTCGGAGAATAGTAGCCACCGGATCCACTAACCGAAGCGCTTCCAGACGCGCCTACGCTTACCGAGCCTCCATAAccagatgaaaatttattttgcgaCGGTTGGGATTGCGGGGTCGAAGGTTGATAACCAGCAGTTTTAGGTGGTATGTAACTACCGATCGGTTGATACGAGGGCGAAGGTGCTGCAGAAGAGGGAGGATTGCTGGGAATTGGTCGAGGCTGGGCTACCGAAGAGCCATAGTTTTGCGAACTTGCGAAACTCGAAGAAGAAGATTGACTGCTTGGCGCGAGGTAACTCGGCCTCGGAGTTTGGTACGTTGGCTGGGAAGAGTAGCTGGGCGACGATCCAAGATTCGGGGGGGAGTAAACCGATGATTGTTGCTGGTAGCTTGGATAGCCCGTAACTTCGTTCAAGCTTTGCGACGAGTAAGAGGGTTGTTGCGGCGTTGAAGCTGGTTGAAAAGGTCGAGGTCTCTCCGGAGGTCTCTGCGTACTGTAGGGTGGCAGGTACGCGTCAGATTGTTGACGAACTGTAGAtatatggaaaaaaagaaacagatttTAATGaatctaattaaaaaaacatgtaGCGGTTTTCATTAATCAGGTGATTAGTTAACTTGATACAGTTATAAGTGTCGCGTATAAGCTTGAGTAAACGGTATAAATAAACGTCTTTGTAGAGTATATCGATCTACCTAATGGATCGTTGTGCGTCTAATACGTGTAACTGAAAATCAAGTTGTGTCGGTTATCCCAAAAGTGTGTCGTACGGGGAACATAACATGTAGTTGGCATTGTATGTGCAAATTTGGTGCACCTGGTTACCGTGATGTAATTTTTACAGTACGTGACATTAAAGTAACGTTAGCTATGTACATCATTAAATCACTTTTCTGCTAGCACTCTAACAGCACATAATATCCCACGAATATCTTTTGGATATCCATCGGACTCGTGAATCCAACTACATTGTTTTCCCGTGCATGAATGgatcaaaaaattatcattcttGATTAGCAGATGGTGTGCAGGTCGAATCAGATGTCATGCAGATTTGGTCGTCATGCTGGAATATTATGCGCTTGTTGTCAATTATAAATGGAGTGTTATGACattctttttgtttcagcCAAAACCTACTTTTCCTCGTGCCCTGACGATAGACGCCTTGAATCCACTCTAGAATATTTCGCGCCATCACATCTGCTGGGGAATCTCCCGTAGCTCTCACAGTTCTCGAATGAGCTGAATGTAAATGGTAtacaaaatacttttgagATGGGAGAAATTGTATAACATTAAATGAAGTAAGAAGTAACGATCAGATATCCTACGAGAGAAGAATAATAGTAGATGGTACTAACACGCTGATGCCTTTACAAATAGTGCCCGGTCTCCATTTTGAGCTGCTACGACACCCAGCAGCCCGGCAGCTAATacagcaataaaaaatttcatcgttcACCTGAAACAGAATAGAAGAATTAGGTTCGACAATATAAAAGTAAAGTGCATCGCATGTACATCGATGTAATCATTTGCTTTCCCTTTTTAGCAATATAAAAATAGCAACCAGCGATAATTAAGAGTATGAAGACGCTTCgttttttgttcgtttcaaTACGTTGTAATATTGCTAAATACTCGCGCCGCCATTTAATCGTTTTATAATCATCGAACTGTAAGATGATAAATTGACGTGAAAAGAAgacatacataggtataatataatcaaaCACTTCACGTGAAGTAGTGCCTTGAAAGTGATCCACGGtaagggaaaaataattaaataatgtCTCGAATAATGTGATTAGGCTGTTTTATTACAAGACGCAGTCCTTGGCCTAGAAAAGTAATAATGACAGTCGATTTTGCGGCCATTGTATTGTACTGTCATGATTGTCATAAACATTGACACAATTTCACGGTGGTGTATGATTAGGcgtaaattaatgaaaaagatcttgaaaaattaaacttgaATTAATCCTATGAAAAGTAAAGTTTACGGTCAATCAATTGGGAATTCACTGTGCCTTTTTTACACtgaatgaatttctttttgtcgtatacattttttatgttCATCCAAAGGTTAGTTAACAAGACAAAATTGCTCCATAGTTTAACAAACTACTCGCAGGATATGGTTAACATAATGTCTGTTACCTTGATTGAGAATCAGTAAGTAATTGATATAGATTGTAGTTGAAGTGGAAATGTTACATCATCAATACAAATTCGAAAACTACAGTCCGTAGATTTCTAGTATCAATCAATCAGACTTTGTTCCTGTTTTACATTTGCATGCTCATTACATAACCACATATGCATTGCATCAAGTGCGGCAAGTCTGCGCGAGGCTAATGACTCGAGTGATGCCTTTAAAGTTTCTCGCATTAAAATATTGCAACAGTTCACGGTTCAAGGTATTCAACAAGCATTTCTGTAttctttggaaaaaataagTCGTTAAGAGGATTCTAAGAAGGTGGCATAGACGCTTCTTTTTCTTACAAACTATCGCTTTCGTGCACAACTTTCGCCACTCTTCCCaggacgataaaaaaaaaccgtctaAACGCGTCTCggttaaattttgaaaataattagtaCCATTCCGCAGCATCAACTGTTACGGACAGTTATCGATTCTTTCTGGAACGAATCATGATTAtcattgtttttcaacaaTGAATATGGAAATATGTACAGCGCTGTAAACTCAAATATATTACCGGTCTaccattaaatttttttaaagtaaataattcgcaacggaaacaaaaatattaaaagtaACTCTCAAAACTCAGACAATATCCCACAGTTTTATAGATCGCACAACGTGTAACTAACGCACTCCGAATTCATTTGGGACTGTTTCACCGAGGTGAaacatcaaataaaaaaagtatctTGCTTATTATGATGGGATTCAAGGATTTGATAATACCAGTTGGTCAATGGGTCAGCTTTTTTGCTTGTGCCGAGGAATCCACGGTCAGTCTCTCTAATCTCGAATTTCAAATACACCTAAGGGCGTCTACTATCGTGTCTCAAACCAATATCTTTGCATCCATGGATCTTACCACTCATCAATTACTTTGACGATGCTTTGAAGCCGCTGATGAAAGTTCCTGGACTAATACAAGTCGCTTCGCTCAATATATTTACCTCCGGTTATTCAAGTGCAACCGAATATACTTGGCGGCTTCGCACTCTTGGAAAGCTTTCGATTTCGACGAGTGCATCTTGGTCCGAATTATCAATTTTGCACAATTCTTGAATCTTAGATTTTACTGCGAGAAATCAAAGGCCAGTATTGACGGACTCGCTGATTCTTGAACGAATGTGCGAATGAATCTGGCGATAATGAGACGATAAAATCAACGGAAATAGCAacggtaggtataataatacagcGTACAAGCATATACCTTACATACAAGGATGGCACATCGTAGGACGAGGTGAAAGGTGAAAGTCATGCCATTCTCAGCGTGGTAGCCTCGAGCAGATGACTGTATCACGCTTGTTGTGAagattgcaatttttcaagtataacCATCGATTAGAAATCCTCGGCTCTAACGGCGgcgggtgaatttttttttttttttttttgttggaaagttcattgaaattttcgaaactcaCAGTTGAAAGAGGGTATCACGTCCGCTTAGGCAGTTACGTGTGCAAGTGTCTGAGACGGCGTCAAAGATCAGCGCGATTCAAAttgcaaattaattaataaccACGATGTGAATAATTGCAACACCGTTAACACCGCAATGAGATAATATGCAGAAACGCTTACGCGGTGTGTTAAAATGTTTTGCAATCGTATGACGCGTAATTAAGACTTTATAGCTACATCGTTTCGCTGCATagttttcaattattgttattatacgaATTCGTGAAATACTAGACGCGTAATATAGGGTAGCTCAGAGCTTGCGGTTTCGGAGTATGGCGCAAATCCGCGTGCACTTGAGACGCTGCGGTTAATCttcttaataataatcattttaaTGACCGTTTATTAACGAAGAAACGCAACACGTGTCATAAGAATTGAAGGATAGCGCAATGACACGCCGAAAATTAAGACGCAAAAAGTCACATGAATGTATAACGtctgaattcaaaattaattaatgcAAATTTTGATCAgtattgttgaatatttttcgtcgtCTTCCTCAATATAAATCTGATCTTTTAATGCTGAGATGTGTTGAAAAGAAATGTTGGAAAGTGgcttcatcgattcgtttaaCTGCGTACGAACACAAATGCATCCTGAAGATTATATTATCCTCTAAAAACTTTTTCCGATCTGCGAAAGTAATAGTCACgtttcaagatatttttttaaagacatTTAACATTCACTGTGCTACGTTATAGCTTTGGTCGAATTTCCTTGAGGttatttttcagcaaatgatACCGTGCAgggtgaaatttgtaaaaaagaTAGCACAGTATTACAAATATCGAGGTATGTTATCAGCATGCCATAGATTTGCATACACAGTGAGCATACAATAC
The Neodiprion lecontei isolate iyNeoLeco1 chromosome 3, iyNeoLeco1.1, whole genome shotgun sequence DNA segment above includes these coding regions:
- the LOC107217493 gene encoding E3 SUMO-protein ligase NSE2; this translates as MSSLQEAPKEIYNLYLQTALNIVTYFEDESQEERLKELTDLAEVSAKLDLKLKKSCEILQRLSAPQDDFNGNQEVIDHAQTLEQFTNEIEGIDTDVNKHKKFQDFQQQVQVLLENTRLNNAANVNDDELVLTQNDINVIDPITKRRINDPVRNTVCGHVYDRGSVEALLKANKQTRCPVAGCANKNYLQLDNFQTDILTKRYLDRNPHAD
- the LOC107217492 gene encoding uncharacterized protein LOC107217492 isoform X2, producing the protein MKFFIAVLAAGLLGVVAAQNGDRALFVKASAFRQQSDAYLPPYSTQRPPERPRPFQPASTPQQPSYSSQSLNEVTGYPSYQQQSSVYSPPNLGSSPSYSSQPTYQTPRPSYLAPSSQSSSSSFASSQNYGSSVAQPRPIPSNPPSSAAPSPSYQPIGSYIPPKTAGYQPSTPQSQPSQNKFSSGYGGSVSVGASGSASVSGSGGYYSPSATPTPSFPTPQPSSTSGYSGSGTVVTGSESSFTSVETNSVAEAGSSITEEDLKHPPHIHEIDVQCSKTMMTINIEFNRAFDGVIYSKGFYTDQNCRYVAQGSGQTKYSFTVSLDSCGTQFINDFEGEAGQAYLENVLVLQNEPGIQEVWDTVRRVRCLWEGNINKALSVSLSVDMLNQEIVTFSGDTATARLDIQMGKGPFAPAADGLVKIGETMTLVVSVEGDPGFDLQVHDCIARDETSTNIVQLTNERGCILKPKLFGAFQKTKDTGNTGASIIAYAFFQAFKFPDVMDLYLECNIELCKTDCEACPEPNQQIDPGRRRRDVSYAATNSSGALSDPVRVGKGFRVIMPEDLSLASNLALEKIEEMAVEEFSNTRNVCMSNAGFYATFSLMLSLLVASTISSVIFYLKLQRIRAAKMLH
- the LOC107217490 gene encoding methyltransferase N6AMT1 — translated: METPIVKLDIQDLETVYEPSEDSFLLIDALEADFEKLKKAKPVMCLEIGSGSGVVITALAKALNRFFPAYFMAVDINSNACRVTKRVGQDNLVDINVLQMDLINLVKKENTFDVVIFNPPYVVTESLEVLDQRLISKTWAGGIDGREVMDMLFPHIPNILSNNGLFYLVTIKQNDPISIINVFKQWKMSGEIICDRKIRGEHLYILRFVKITL
- the LOC107217491 gene encoding SNAPIN protein homolog is translated as MDVDTASDNTSIDDKTEDFCENPTRDALTEGLMGLLKPTVDQLDERIRATRISQIELKQQIESLTEELLKISETLQCPHELDVYVKKLINTKHKVTVVNNILQTTQDRLGKIQLTVERSLIRQRAFLESTTFYDPAPTITAEQLARFGGPDKYLKE
- the LOC107217492 gene encoding uncharacterized protein LOC107217492 isoform X1, encoding MKFFIAVLAAGLLGVVAAQNGDRALFVKASASHSRTVRATGDSPADVMARNILEWIQGVYRQGTRKIRQQSDAYLPPYSTQRPPERPRPFQPASTPQQPSYSSQSLNEVTGYPSYQQQSSVYSPPNLGSSPSYSSQPTYQTPRPSYLAPSSQSSSSSFASSQNYGSSVAQPRPIPSNPPSSAAPSPSYQPIGSYIPPKTAGYQPSTPQSQPSQNKFSSGYGGSVSVGASGSASVSGSGGYYSPSATPTPSFPTPQPSSTSGYSGSGTVVTGSESSFTSVETNSVAEAGSSITEEDLKHPPHIHEIDVQCSKTMMTINIEFNRAFDGVIYSKGFYTDQNCRYVAQGSGQTKYSFTVSLDSCGTQFINDFEGEAGQAYLENVLVLQNEPGIQEVWDTVRRVRCLWEGNINKALSVSLSVDMLNQEIVTFSGDTATARLDIQMGKGPFAPAADGLVKIGETMTLVVSVEGDPGFDLQVHDCIARDETSTNIVQLTNERGCILKPKLFGAFQKTKDTGNTGASIIAYAFFQAFKFPDVMDLYLECNIELCKTDCEACPEPNQQIDPGRRRRDVSYAATNSSGALSDPVRVGKGFRVIMPEDLSLASNLALEKIEEMAVEEFSNTRNVCMSNAGFYATFSLMLSLLVASTISSVIFYLKLQRIRAAKMLH